From a region of the Acinetobacter calcoaceticus genome:
- a CDS encoding glutathione S-transferase family protein — MRIYGDVGSGNCYKIKLLLFLLNIKHVWIHIDILKKDTQTTEFLSLNPNGKIPVLALDDGRVLSESNAILGYLAEGTKFIPRDPFIKAKMYQWMFFEQYSHEPFIAVARFINKYLGLPEDRRAEYYNLQPKGHKALSIMDKVLAEHDYLTGPQLTIADIALYAYTHVADEGGFDLNLYPNIQVWCQRIRKYSGYVGMS, encoded by the coding sequence ATGAGAATCTATGGGGATGTAGGTTCCGGTAATTGTTATAAGATTAAATTATTACTTTTCTTATTAAATATTAAGCATGTATGGATTCATATTGATATTTTAAAAAAAGATACTCAAACAACAGAGTTTTTATCCTTAAATCCTAATGGAAAAATACCTGTATTAGCTCTGGATGATGGTCGTGTTTTGAGTGAATCGAATGCTATTTTAGGTTACTTAGCTGAGGGAACAAAATTTATTCCTAGAGATCCTTTTATTAAAGCCAAAATGTATCAGTGGATGTTCTTTGAGCAGTATAGCCATGAACCATTTATTGCTGTTGCCCGTTTTATTAATAAATATTTAGGTTTACCAGAAGATAGAAGAGCCGAATATTATAATTTACAGCCAAAAGGGCATAAAGCATTATCTATTATGGATAAAGTATTAGCGGAGCACGACTATCTTACAGGACCACAACTCACTATTGCTGATATTGCGCTATATGCTTATACACATGTGGCTGATGAAGGTGGTTTTGATTTAAATTTATATCCCAACATTCAGGTATGGTGCCAAAGAATTCGAAAATATTCAGGTTATGTAGGTATGAGTTAA
- a CDS encoding TIGR04219 family outer membrane beta-barrel protein, protein MFKVKILKISLLTLGMGLSGFAQADFVGVKGDVGYWFYDGKANMSSQFPNDQDLDQKGSAQLSLSVEHPIPFIPNAKIRYVNLNTQTKSEILGQANYKVDLDHSDFILYYELLDNIVSVDAGLGATVLNGDITAYTGKRVDIDKTYPIAYLSGEVKLPFTGLSAKGEATYTNFDDARITDALAEVKYKFADNLLIDLGLTAGYRVLNIDLDDYDNNDLKFEFKGPYVGLEAHF, encoded by the coding sequence ATGTTCAAAGTGAAAATATTAAAAATATCTTTATTAACGCTCGGGATGGGCTTAAGTGGCTTTGCTCAAGCAGACTTTGTTGGAGTAAAAGGAGACGTAGGCTACTGGTTTTATGATGGTAAAGCTAATATGTCTTCTCAATTCCCTAATGATCAAGATTTAGATCAAAAAGGCAGTGCTCAGCTCTCATTGTCAGTAGAACACCCGATTCCATTTATTCCAAATGCAAAAATTCGTTATGTAAATTTAAATACTCAAACTAAATCAGAAATCTTAGGTCAAGCTAACTATAAAGTTGATTTAGATCATAGTGATTTTATTCTCTATTATGAATTACTAGACAATATTGTGAGTGTAGATGCGGGACTTGGTGCAACTGTATTAAATGGTGATATCACTGCTTATACAGGCAAGCGTGTGGATATTGATAAAACATACCCTATTGCTTACTTGTCTGGTGAAGTAAAACTTCCATTTACAGGTTTAAGTGCTAAAGGTGAAGCAACCTATACAAACTTTGACGATGCACGAATCACAGATGCATTAGCAGAAGTAAAATATAAATTTGCAGATAATCTACTCATTGATCTTGGTTTAACAGCAGGCTATCGCGTACTCAATATCGATTTAGATGACTACGATAACAACGATCTTAAGTTTGAGTTTAAAGGCCCCTATGTAGGTTTAGAAGCTCACTTCTAA
- a CDS encoding sodium-dependent transporter has product MTDSRENWTSRSGFIIAAVGSAVGLGNIWRFPYVAYENGGGAFLIPYLLALITAGLPLLFLDYAVGHRSTGSPPKAYRALFKGGETLGWWQVCVCIIIGLYYASVLTWAGSYVYFSIGQMWGSDPEGFFFNTYLQTSKATGFDLQFVGHLFWPIVGIWALTLIILYGGVKKGVELSNKIFMPLLFILFTILVVQSLRLPGAAQGLNAFFTPNWSAMMDYKVWLAAYGHTFFSLSVGFGIMVTYSSYLKPKTNLTGSGLIVGFANASTEILAGIGIFAALGFMAHAAGTEVKDVVSGGIGLAFIAFPKIISSLGTGADLFGFLFFSSLFVAGISSMVSILEVPIAAMQDKLKWGRKKAVTIIGGGSALVSIILFSSVNAIKLVDIVDHFINNIGIIGGALLSIISIAWFKRSALMELRDHVNRISTIQLGKGWDFTLTVITSLILLTTLSMTVFNLIKNGYDTYSMSLQGVFGWGSVIFCAVVAIALSKMKDR; this is encoded by the coding sequence ATGACAGATTCTCGTGAAAACTGGACGTCACGATCTGGTTTTATTATTGCAGCCGTTGGTTCGGCTGTAGGCTTAGGTAATATTTGGCGCTTTCCATACGTTGCTTATGAAAATGGTGGTGGTGCGTTTCTTATTCCCTATTTATTAGCACTCATTACTGCTGGTTTACCTTTACTATTTTTAGATTATGCGGTTGGTCATCGTAGTACTGGTTCACCTCCTAAAGCGTATCGTGCCTTATTTAAAGGTGGAGAAACATTAGGATGGTGGCAGGTGTGTGTCTGTATCATCATTGGTTTGTATTATGCAAGCGTTCTGACGTGGGCAGGCAGTTACGTTTACTTTTCTATTGGTCAAATGTGGGGAAGTGATCCAGAAGGTTTCTTCTTTAATACTTATTTGCAAACCTCAAAAGCGACTGGTTTTGATCTACAGTTTGTAGGTCATTTATTCTGGCCGATTGTGGGGATTTGGGCACTTACTTTAATCATTCTTTATGGTGGCGTGAAAAAAGGTGTGGAATTATCAAATAAGATTTTCATGCCTTTATTATTCATTTTATTTACTATTTTAGTGGTTCAGTCATTGCGTTTACCAGGTGCAGCTCAAGGTTTGAATGCATTCTTTACGCCAAACTGGTCTGCAATGATGGATTATAAAGTTTGGTTAGCCGCGTATGGCCATACTTTCTTCTCATTATCTGTTGGTTTCGGGATTATGGTGACTTATTCATCTTATTTGAAACCGAAAACCAATTTAACTGGTTCTGGCTTAATCGTTGGTTTTGCTAATGCGTCAACAGAGATTTTGGCAGGTATTGGTATTTTTGCAGCGCTTGGCTTTATGGCACATGCGGCTGGTACTGAAGTTAAAGATGTAGTGAGTGGTGGGATTGGGTTAGCATTTATTGCATTCCCTAAAATTATTTCAAGTTTAGGTACAGGCGCCGATTTATTTGGTTTCTTATTCTTCTCTTCACTTTTCGTCGCAGGTATTTCTTCGATGGTCAGTATTTTGGAAGTGCCTATTGCAGCAATGCAAGATAAGTTGAAATGGGGCCGTAAAAAAGCTGTAACAATTATTGGCGGCGGTAGTGCGCTTGTATCGATTATCTTATTCTCAAGTGTAAACGCAATTAAACTTGTTGATATTGTTGACCACTTTATTAATAACATCGGGATTATTGGTGGTGCATTACTATCGATTATTAGTATAGCTTGGTTTAAGCGTTCTGCGTTGATGGAACTTCGTGATCATGTGAACCGTATCTCAACCATTCAATTGGGTAAGGGATGGGATTTTACTCTAACGGTCATTACGTCATTAATCTTGTTAACCACACTCAGTATGACTGTTTTTAATTTGATCAAAAATGGCTATGATACTTATAGTATGAGTTTGCAAGGTGTATTCGGCTGGGGCAGTGTGATTTTCTGTGCGGTCGTTGCAATCGCGTTAAGCAAAATGAAAGATCGCTAG
- a CDS encoding methionine/alanine import family NSS transporter small subunit: MNTSAIVMMVISMVFLWGGLALSILHLSKHPEELDDVLEEVKDQHTL, from the coding sequence ATGAATACTTCAGCAATCGTAATGATGGTAATTTCGATGGTGTTTTTATGGGGTGGATTAGCTTTATCCATTCTGCATTTGTCGAAACATCCTGAAGAGTTAGATGATGTTTTAGAAGAGGTAAAAGATCAGCATACGCTTTGA
- the rsmB gene encoding 16S rRNA (cytosine(967)-C(5))-methyltransferase RsmB, with protein MSQAFSHSSRFNLRAQVVQTLLKVQQGHSLASILNTQLNQVAERDRALFHELVLGTLRQWFALKSISLPLLSKPLNNETVETCLYVGLYQILCTRIAAHAAISETVDATKQLGFPALSGIVNAILRRATREDEFQQGLQQAHGLPSWLYKRVKKDWGEQTESLCQSLKQIAPLTLRVNQRHIDRDAYLAKLQSLDIQARACILSEAGIVLEQSVQITHLPGFEQGWVSVQDEHAQLCAELLPDLNNKTVIDACAAPGGKTAHLLEKFKPAQLIAIDQDSNRLVRVTENLNRLALDQSHTEILAADATEWVPAQPVDCIVLDAPCSATGVIRRHPDIRLLRQSTDIAQTADLQKQILEHMWQQLKVGGTLLYITCSILKVENEQQMMAFFAEHTDAKEIKIVADWGIEQTHGRQLLPQAQSGDGFYYCKIQKIA; from the coding sequence ATGAGTCAGGCCTTTTCTCATTCGTCACGTTTTAACTTACGTGCTCAAGTCGTCCAGACTCTATTAAAAGTTCAGCAAGGTCACTCTCTTGCCAGTATTTTAAATACACAGCTTAATCAAGTCGCAGAACGAGACCGTGCGCTATTTCATGAACTTGTTCTAGGAACATTACGTCAATGGTTTGCTCTTAAATCAATTAGCTTACCTTTACTCAGTAAGCCATTAAATAATGAGACTGTTGAAACTTGTCTGTATGTGGGTCTTTACCAGATTTTATGCACGCGTATTGCCGCACACGCTGCGATCTCAGAAACAGTAGATGCTACCAAACAACTTGGGTTCCCCGCACTCAGCGGCATTGTTAATGCGATTTTACGTCGAGCTACTCGTGAAGATGAGTTTCAACAAGGTTTACAACAAGCGCATGGCTTACCGAGTTGGCTTTATAAACGTGTAAAAAAAGATTGGGGAGAACAAACCGAATCTCTTTGCCAATCTTTAAAACAAATTGCTCCTTTAACGTTAAGGGTTAATCAACGCCATATTGATCGAGATGCTTATTTAGCCAAACTACAAAGTTTAGACATACAAGCACGTGCGTGTATTTTATCTGAAGCAGGTATCGTCCTTGAACAATCTGTTCAAATTACTCACTTACCTGGTTTTGAACAAGGCTGGGTTTCTGTACAAGATGAACACGCTCAACTTTGTGCAGAACTCTTGCCAGACTTAAATAATAAAACTGTGATTGATGCCTGTGCAGCACCAGGTGGAAAAACAGCTCATTTACTCGAAAAATTTAAGCCAGCACAACTGATTGCTATTGATCAGGACTCTAACCGTTTAGTCCGTGTGACTGAAAATTTAAATCGTTTAGCACTTGATCAGAGCCATACAGAAATTCTAGCAGCAGATGCAACCGAATGGGTTCCAGCACAGCCAGTAGACTGTATTGTGCTAGATGCACCTTGCTCTGCAACAGGCGTTATTCGCCGCCATCCTGATATACGTCTGTTACGCCAATCTACAGATATTGCTCAAACTGCCGATTTACAAAAGCAGATTTTGGAGCACATGTGGCAACAGCTTAAAGTTGGAGGCACGCTGCTCTATATTACCTGTTCGATTTTAAAAGTCGAAAATGAGCAACAAATGATGGCTTTTTTTGCTGAACATACAGATGCAAAAGAGATCAAGATTGTAGCTGATTGGGGAATTGAACAAACTCACGGTCGACAGTTGCTACCACAAGCACAGTCTGGTGATGGATTCTATTATTGTAAAATTCAAAAAATCGCATAA
- the fmt gene encoding methionyl-tRNA formyltransferase — MKIIFAGTPEFAATALAALLKTSHEIIAVYTQPDRKAGRGQKLTPSSVKQLALEHDIPVYQPLHFKASTEEGLAAQQELAALGADVMVVAAYGLILPQAVLDTPKYGCLNIHGSLLPRWRGAAPIQRAIATGDEETGITIMQMAAGLDTGDMMYKTFCPITNEDTSGSLHDKLAVQGASAICAVLESEATLQKYLAEREVQDESLTVYAHKLVKSEARIDWSIDAVQLDRNIRAFNPWPVAFIQLDENNALRIWNSTISAQTKSNAQAGEIILIDKQGVHIACGQDSFICLTSVQWPGGKAMNAQQIAQTQKLHVGQILP, encoded by the coding sequence GTGAAAATTATTTTTGCTGGCACCCCTGAATTTGCTGCAACAGCATTGGCGGCTTTATTAAAAACTTCCCATGAAATTATCGCGGTTTATACCCAACCAGACCGTAAAGCTGGTCGCGGACAAAAATTAACACCATCTTCCGTAAAACAGCTTGCCCTTGAGCATGATATTCCAGTTTATCAGCCACTTCACTTTAAAGCGTCTACAGAAGAAGGGCTTGCAGCTCAACAAGAACTTGCAGCTTTAGGTGCAGATGTAATGGTAGTCGCTGCCTATGGTTTGATTCTTCCACAAGCTGTGCTCGATACACCTAAATATGGCTGTTTAAATATCCACGGTTCATTATTACCACGTTGGCGTGGTGCCGCACCAATTCAACGTGCGATTGCAACAGGTGATGAAGAAACAGGTATTACGATTATGCAAATGGCTGCCGGTTTAGATACAGGCGATATGATGTATAAGACCTTTTGTCCAATCACTAACGAAGACACCTCAGGCAGCCTACACGACAAATTAGCTGTTCAAGGTGCATCAGCAATTTGTGCAGTTTTAGAATCAGAAGCAACATTACAAAAATATCTGGCAGAACGCGAAGTTCAAGATGAAAGCTTAACGGTATATGCACATAAATTAGTAAAGTCGGAAGCTCGAATTGACTGGTCAATTGATGCTGTTCAACTTGACCGAAACATTCGCGCCTTCAACCCTTGGCCAGTTGCCTTCATTCAGCTTGATGAAAACAATGCTCTACGTATCTGGAACTCAACAATTTCAGCTCAGACTAAATCAAATGCCCAAGCTGGTGAAATTATTTTAATTGATAAGCAAGGTGTACATATTGCGTGTGGTCAAGACTCGTTTATTTGTCTGACCAGTGTGCAATGGCCAGGCGGCAAAGCAATGAATGCCCAACAAATTGCACAAACCCAGAAACTTCATGTAGGACAAATTCTGCCATGA
- the ilvD gene encoding dihydroxy-acid dehydratase yields the protein MPDYRSKTSTHGRNMAGARGLWRATGMKDEDFGKPIIAVVNSFTQFVPGHVHLKDLGQLVAAEIQASGGVAKEFNTIAVDDGIAMGHDGMLYSLPSRDLIADSVEYMVNAHCADAMVCISNCDKITPGMLMAAMRLNIPVVFVSGGPMEAGKVKFRGNEKAIDLVDAMVVAADESYTDEEVEEFERSACPTCGSCSGMFTANSMNCLTEALGLSLPGNGSIVATHANRKKLFLKAGQLIVELAKRYYEQEDASILPRSIATKAAFKNAMTLDIAMGGSTNTVLHLLAAASEAEVDFTMDDIDELSRRVPVLSKVAPAKQDVHMEDVHRAGGIMAILGELDRANLLDVSLPTVHEKTLKDALDKWDIIRTEDADVYEFYRSSPGGVPTQVAFSQNRYYATLDGDREKGVIRNAEHAFSKDGGLAVLYGNIALDGCIVKTAGVDESILKFTGTARVFESQDAAVDAILGHDIKAGDVVVIRYEGPRGGPGMQEMLYPTSYLKSKGLGKDCALVTDGRFSGGSSGLSIGHVSPEAAEGGAIGLVEDGDTIEIDIPNRTIHLNVDDATMAHRRTVQEAKGWHPKEERKRKVSKALKVYAMHTTSAAKGAVRVL from the coding sequence ATGCCTGACTATCGTTCAAAAACATCGACACACGGAAGAAATATGGCTGGCGCACGTGGCTTATGGCGTGCAACAGGAATGAAAGATGAGGATTTCGGCAAACCGATTATTGCGGTGGTCAATTCATTTACTCAATTTGTTCCGGGCCATGTACATCTTAAAGATCTAGGGCAGCTTGTTGCAGCAGAAATTCAGGCATCAGGTGGTGTTGCTAAAGAGTTTAATACGATCGCAGTAGATGACGGTATTGCAATGGGGCATGACGGCATGCTCTATTCACTGCCTTCACGTGATTTGATTGCTGACTCAGTTGAATACATGGTAAATGCGCATTGTGCTGATGCTATGGTCTGTATTTCTAACTGTGACAAGATTACTCCAGGAATGCTCATGGCTGCGATGCGCTTGAATATTCCTGTAGTTTTTGTGTCTGGTGGACCAATGGAAGCAGGTAAGGTCAAATTCCGCGGTAATGAAAAAGCGATTGATCTTGTTGATGCAATGGTTGTTGCAGCTGATGAAAGTTATACAGACGAAGAAGTTGAAGAATTTGAACGTTCGGCATGTCCAACCTGCGGTTCATGTTCAGGTATGTTCACTGCAAACTCAATGAACTGTTTAACAGAAGCTTTAGGTTTATCTTTACCGGGTAATGGTTCGATTGTTGCGACTCATGCTAATCGTAAAAAATTATTCTTAAAAGCAGGCCAGCTTATTGTTGAATTGGCTAAGCGCTATTACGAACAAGAAGATGCAAGCATTTTACCTCGTTCAATTGCAACAAAGGCTGCATTTAAAAATGCGATGACGCTTGATATTGCAATGGGTGGCTCAACCAATACCGTTCTACATTTATTGGCTGCTGCAAGTGAAGCAGAAGTTGACTTTACTATGGACGATATTGACGAGTTGTCACGTCGAGTTCCTGTATTGTCTAAAGTAGCGCCTGCAAAACAAGATGTTCATATGGAAGATGTACACCGTGCAGGTGGCATTATGGCCATTTTAGGTGAACTTGATCGTGCGAATTTACTTGATGTATCACTACCAACAGTCCATGAGAAAACGTTAAAAGATGCGTTGGACAAGTGGGATATTATTCGTACTGAAGATGCAGACGTATATGAGTTCTATCGCTCATCTCCAGGTGGTGTACCAACACAAGTTGCATTCTCTCAAAATCGTTACTATGCAACTTTAGATGGCGATCGTGAAAAAGGCGTTATCCGCAATGCAGAACATGCATTCTCTAAAGATGGTGGTTTAGCTGTGCTATACGGCAACATCGCTCTTGATGGTTGTATTGTAAAAACTGCGGGTGTAGATGAATCTATTCTAAAATTTACCGGCACAGCGCGCGTGTTTGAGAGTCAAGATGCTGCTGTAGATGCAATCTTGGGTCATGATATTAAAGCTGGTGACGTCGTTGTTATTCGTTACGAAGGCCCACGTGGTGGACCGGGTATGCAAGAAATGCTTTACCCAACCAGCTATCTTAAATCGAAAGGTTTAGGAAAAGACTGTGCATTAGTTACAGATGGCCGTTTCTCTGGTGGTTCATCAGGTCTTTCGATTGGACATGTTTCGCCAGAAGCTGCTGAAGGTGGTGCAATTGGTTTGGTTGAAGATGGTGATACCATTGAAATTGATATTCCAAACCGTACCATTCACTTAAATGTTGATGATGCGACTATGGCGCACCGTCGTACAGTTCAAGAAGCGAAAGGCTGGCATCCAAAAGAAGAACGTAAACGTAAGGTATCAAAAGCGTTAAAAGTTTATGCAATGCATACAACAAGTGCAGCAAAAGGAGCTGTACGCGTTCTCTAA
- a CDS encoding sulfite exporter TauE/SafE family protein: MTFLAIIMVVFAFAGMIKGMIGLGLPAVSMGLLTIAMSPFQAASLLIVPSMVTNVWQLFAEGHVWSFIRRFWTLLVGIVVGSIWSFLPTLNQSHGHSSEILLGCMLALYGVYGLCVKKLPHLGKYERWLSPVIGYIGGAVTVATGVIIIPVVPYLQSLHLKRDELVQALGLTFTVSTICLAVFLQHNPMSGITLDYRLSFAALLAALVGMWLGKKIRYRLNEQIFRRIFFIGLMSLGIYMILH; this comes from the coding sequence GTGACTTTTTTAGCAATTATTATGGTGGTGTTTGCCTTTGCTGGCATGATTAAAGGCATGATCGGCTTAGGTTTACCTGCTGTATCGATGGGCCTACTCACCATAGCAATGAGCCCATTTCAAGCAGCTTCACTTCTGATCGTTCCTTCAATGGTGACCAATGTCTGGCAGCTTTTTGCTGAAGGTCATGTCTGGTCTTTTATTCGTCGTTTCTGGACTTTGCTCGTGGGCATTGTGGTGGGATCAATATGGAGCTTTTTACCTACTTTAAATCAAAGCCATGGGCACAGTAGTGAGATTTTGTTGGGCTGTATGCTAGCTTTATATGGGGTGTATGGCCTATGCGTTAAAAAGCTTCCGCACTTAGGGAAGTATGAGCGTTGGTTATCGCCCGTGATTGGGTATATTGGCGGAGCAGTCACTGTCGCAACTGGAGTCATTATTATTCCTGTCGTACCTTATTTGCAGTCTTTACATTTAAAACGTGATGAATTAGTACAGGCTTTGGGGCTGACTTTTACGGTATCAACTATTTGTCTGGCAGTCTTTTTACAGCATAACCCTATGTCAGGAATAACACTGGATTATCGTTTATCTTTCGCTGCTTTATTGGCGGCATTAGTAGGAATGTGGTTAGGTAAAAAAATCCGTTATCGACTTAATGAGCAGATATTTCGCCGTATATTTTTTATAGGTTTAATGTCGTTGGGAATATATATGATTTTGCACTAA
- a CDS encoding LysR family transcriptional regulator, with the protein MRFDFFDLQLVLHIVSTGSLTKGANRSAISLQAASERIKKLEQYFDTPLFIRHTTGLELTSAGHAFVEYARQLMAQKDQLEQEMQRFRQKAPESLTLWCNSSAQSEYLPPLLPQYLVLHPEINIDLHEAESSEIVEALTKGVARLGLVSSFFDTRHLQTQEFASDPLVLICPAEHALAQYRELNLVDALNYGFIGLMPHHSLQQSIETQAKLLGFNIQYRLRLPNFGAIAEVVAKGVGIAIMPARAAQRLQPDYRFHSIQLLGAWANRKLLLATQNFAQLPQSYQLFSKFLLQHRPQENGC; encoded by the coding sequence ATGCGTTTTGATTTTTTCGATTTACAACTGGTTCTTCATATTGTCTCTACAGGTAGCTTGACCAAAGGTGCTAACCGTTCTGCTATTTCCCTTCAAGCTGCTAGCGAACGCATTAAAAAACTCGAACAATATTTTGATACACCTTTATTTATTCGCCATACCACTGGCCTCGAGTTAACATCTGCTGGACATGCTTTTGTCGAATATGCTCGTCAGCTTATGGCACAAAAAGATCAACTAGAACAAGAAATGCAGCGCTTTAGACAAAAAGCTCCAGAATCATTGACGCTTTGGTGTAACTCCTCGGCACAAAGTGAATATTTACCCCCTCTCTTACCTCAATATCTGGTACTTCATCCTGAAATTAATATCGATTTACATGAAGCTGAAAGCTCCGAAATTGTAGAAGCATTAACTAAAGGTGTGGCCAGATTAGGACTCGTTTCAAGCTTTTTTGACACTCGACATTTACAGACGCAAGAATTCGCTAGTGATCCTTTAGTTTTGATCTGCCCTGCCGAACATGCTTTAGCACAATACCGAGAACTAAATTTGGTAGATGCTTTGAACTATGGCTTTATTGGCCTTATGCCGCATCACTCTTTGCAACAATCCATTGAAACCCAGGCCAAGCTATTAGGTTTTAACATACAGTATCGTTTACGTTTACCTAATTTTGGCGCAATTGCAGAAGTTGTTGCTAAAGGAGTCGGAATTGCCATTATGCCAGCCCGTGCTGCTCAACGCTTACAACCTGACTATCGTTTCCATTCGATTCAATTACTCGGAGCATGGGCAAATCGTAAATTGTTATTAGCCACCCAAAATTTTGCTCAACTCCCTCAAAGCTATCAATTGTTTTCTAAGTTTTTACTACAACATCGTCCTCAAGAAAATGGATGTTAG
- a CDS encoding solute carrier family 23 protein codes for MSNWFPKWQPYQGDIDHRPVSTNEYLPPVQSAILGIQHAFAMFGATVLAPLLMGFNPNLAILMSGICTILFFLITGGRVPSYLGSSFAFIGVVAAATGHITGSGANPNLSMALGGIVACGVFYALIGFIVMLTGTRWIEKLMPPVVTGAIVMIIGLNLAPVTIKGVAGQPFEMWMALITVLCMGSIAVFTRGLLQRLLLLVGLILAYVIYAITTNGLGFGKPIDFSQISAAAWFGIPSFSHPTFDTKAMLIIAPVALILVAENLGHIKAVGAMTGENLTPQLGKAFVADGLATTLSGSVGAPGMTTYGENIGVMAVTRVYSTIVFVIAGVFAIFLGLSPKFGAVISTIPSAVLTGASIVVFGLITIAGAKIWIENKVDFSNNKNLIVASVTIILGAGNFELTFGNFNLGGIGTATFAAIILNWLFSLKDKT; via the coding sequence ATGTCCAATTGGTTTCCAAAATGGCAGCCTTACCAAGGTGATATTGACCACCGACCGGTCTCTACCAATGAATATCTCCCACCAGTTCAAAGTGCTATTTTAGGTATCCAGCATGCTTTTGCCATGTTTGGAGCAACTGTTTTAGCACCATTACTCATGGGTTTTAACCCAAATCTTGCCATTTTAATGTCTGGAATCTGTACCATCCTGTTCTTCTTAATTACAGGAGGCCGTGTTCCAAGTTATTTAGGTTCAAGCTTTGCTTTTATTGGGGTTGTTGCAGCAGCAACTGGGCATATTACGGGTTCTGGCGCAAATCCAAATCTATCTATGGCGTTAGGTGGAATCGTAGCGTGTGGTGTATTTTACGCCCTCATCGGTTTTATTGTGATGCTCACTGGTACACGCTGGATTGAAAAACTCATGCCGCCTGTCGTTACTGGCGCAATTGTAATGATCATTGGTTTAAACCTTGCGCCCGTTACCATTAAAGGTGTTGCAGGCCAACCTTTTGAAATGTGGATGGCACTCATTACTGTACTTTGTATGGGGAGCATTGCGGTATTTACACGCGGTTTATTACAACGTCTACTTTTATTGGTCGGTCTAATTTTGGCCTACGTGATTTATGCCATTACGACCAATGGTTTAGGTTTTGGTAAACCAATCGATTTTAGCCAGATTTCAGCGGCTGCATGGTTCGGCATCCCAAGTTTTTCACACCCTACTTTTGACACTAAAGCCATGCTAATTATTGCACCCGTTGCTCTTATTTTAGTAGCAGAAAATCTAGGGCATATTAAAGCTGTAGGTGCGATGACGGGAGAAAACCTGACTCCACAATTAGGCAAAGCATTTGTTGCAGATGGTTTGGCAACCACGCTCTCTGGTAGCGTTGGCGCACCGGGCATGACGACTTATGGTGAAAACATTGGGGTCATGGCGGTAACACGCGTGTACTCAACCATTGTTTTTGTTATTGCTGGTGTCTTCGCAATTTTCTTAGGTCTATCTCCAAAGTTTGGTGCAGTCATTAGCACCATTCCAAGTGCGGTTCTCACAGGCGCGTCTATTGTCGTGTTTGGTTTAATTACCATTGCTGGTGCGAAAATCTGGATTGAAAATAAAGTCGATTTTTCCAACAATAAAAATCTGATTGTTGCTTCTGTAACAATTATTTTAGGTGCCGGAAACTTTGAATTGACGTTTGGTAATTTCAATTTAGGTGGCATTGGTACAGCAACTTTTGCAGCCATTATTTTGAACTGGTTATTTAGTTTAAAAGATAAAACTTAA